A stretch of Pseudomonas sp. LS.1a DNA encodes these proteins:
- a CDS encoding curli assembly protein CsgF encodes MKHHIPRCIAACLLASACAAQATELVYTPINPAFGGNPLNGTWLLNNAQAQNDYDDPDLKDRASAFTGTTALERFSNQLESRMLSQLLDNISNGNTGSMATDAFLIDVIDDSGALSIKVTDRATGEISIIEVSGLNP; translated from the coding sequence ATGAAGCACCACATACCCCGTTGCATCGCCGCCTGCCTGTTGGCCAGCGCATGTGCCGCCCAGGCCACCGAGCTGGTGTACACCCCGATCAACCCGGCCTTTGGCGGCAACCCGCTCAATGGCACCTGGCTGCTGAACAACGCCCAGGCGCAGAACGACTACGACGACCCCGACCTCAAGGACCGTGCCTCGGCCTTTACCGGCACCACGGCCCTGGAGCGCTTCAGTAATCAACTGGAGTCGCGGATGTTGTCGCAGTTGCTGGACAACATCAGTAACGGCAACACCGGCAGCATGGCGACCGATGCGTTTCTCATCGACGTCATCGACGATTCCGGGGCCTTGAGTATCAAGGTCACCGATCGCGCCACAGGAGAAATTTCGATCATTGAGGTCAGTGGCCTGAACCCTTGA
- a CDS encoding type II secretion system protein gives MKRRQGFTLIELLVVLAIIATLMTIAMPRYFNSLESSREATLRQSLAVLREALDHYYGDTGHYPDSLEQLVEQRYLRNTPVDPITERSDAWQLVPPPEGVAGGVADIKSGATGRARDGSLYAEW, from the coding sequence ATGAAACGCCGCCAAGGCTTCACCCTGATCGAACTGCTGGTGGTGCTGGCGATCATCGCCACGCTGATGACCATCGCCATGCCGCGCTATTTCAACAGCCTGGAAAGCTCTCGCGAAGCCACCCTGCGCCAGAGCCTGGCGGTGCTGCGCGAGGCGCTGGACCACTACTACGGCGACACCGGCCACTACCCTGACTCGCTGGAACAGTTGGTGGAGCAGCGTTACCTGCGCAACACCCCGGTCGACCCGATCACCGAGCGCAGCGATGCCTGGCAGCTGGTACCACCGCCCGAAGGCGTGGCCGGTGGCGTAGCCGATATCAAGAGCGGTGCCACAGGGAGGGCGCGGGATGGCAGCCTGTACGCGGAATGGTAA
- the csgE gene encoding curli production assembly/transport protein CsgE, with amino-acid sequence MSRLAVQCLGLLLVAVLATSARGGNEDEMQGFIVDNTISHIGHDFYYYFADRLRATSRLDFNLVVRERPDARWGSLVTVEFEREVVYRRFLPPNTTELKDEAVAAADLVKQQIIQRKLQRLLQDTTDLERDEL; translated from the coding sequence ATGAGCCGCCTGGCCGTGCAGTGCCTGGGCCTGCTGCTGGTGGCCGTGCTGGCCACCTCGGCCAGGGGCGGGAACGAGGACGAGATGCAGGGCTTCATCGTCGACAACACCATCTCGCACATCGGCCACGACTTTTACTACTACTTTGCCGACCGCCTGCGCGCCACCAGCCGCCTGGACTTCAACCTGGTGGTGCGCGAACGCCCGGATGCCCGCTGGGGCAGCCTGGTCACCGTGGAATTCGAGCGCGAGGTGGTGTACCGGCGCTTTCTGCCACCGAACACCACCGAGCTCAAGGACGAGGCCGTTGCAGCAGCCGACCTGGTCAAGCAGCAAATCATTCAGCGCAAGTTGCAACGCCTGCTGCAGGACACCACCGATCTGGAGAGGGACGAGCTATGA
- a CDS encoding type II secretion system protein, producing MAACTRNGKANGGFTYLGVLLLIAVSSVALAATGTLWTSAAQRDRERQLLWVGSQYAQALRSYYRASPGLAQYPQELADLLQDNRFPQARRHIRRLYPDPITNSDEWGLLRSIDGRITGVHSRSDATPFKRSGFSAEWSGFEGLEHYSDWQFVAEQAFTESAGGVQTHAGPGDTP from the coding sequence ATGGCAGCCTGTACGCGGAATGGTAAGGCCAACGGTGGCTTCACCTATCTGGGCGTGCTGCTGCTGATTGCGGTCAGCAGTGTGGCCCTGGCCGCCACCGGCACGCTCTGGACCAGTGCTGCCCAGCGCGACCGCGAACGCCAGCTGTTGTGGGTGGGCAGCCAGTACGCCCAGGCCCTGCGCAGCTATTACCGCGCCTCGCCGGGGCTGGCCCAGTATCCGCAGGAGCTGGCCGACCTGCTGCAGGACAACCGCTTCCCGCAGGCCAGGCGGCACATTCGCCGGCTGTACCCCGACCCCATCACCAACAGTGACGAATGGGGCCTGCTGCGCTCGATCGACGGCCGCATTACTGGTGTGCACAGCCGCTCGGACGCCACCCCGTTCAAGCGCAGTGGCTTCAGCGCCGAATGGAGCGGTTTTGAAGGGCTGGAGCACTACAGCGACTGGCAGTTCGTCGCCGAGCAGGCTTTTACCGAAAGTGCCGGTGGCGTGCAGACCCATGCCGGCCCGGGAGACACGCCATGA
- a CDS encoding type II secretion system protein has product MIAQRRMQGFSLIEVVLTLALLGLLASMAAPLTETVVRRGKEQQLREALYQIRDAIDAYKRAFDAGYIEKRLDASGYPPNLQVLVDGVRDVRSAKGAKFYFLRRIPHDPLVAAKGEDEGGWGLRAYDSSPDNPREGEDVFDVYSKARGKGLNNIPYGQW; this is encoded by the coding sequence ATGATCGCGCAGCGCCGCATGCAGGGGTTCAGCCTGATCGAGGTGGTGCTGACCCTGGCACTGCTCGGGCTGCTCGCCAGCATGGCTGCGCCGCTGACCGAAACCGTGGTGCGCCGCGGCAAGGAACAACAGTTGCGCGAGGCGCTGTACCAGATTCGCGACGCTATCGACGCTTACAAGCGAGCGTTCGATGCCGGTTACATCGAGAAGCGCCTGGACGCCAGTGGCTACCCGCCGAACCTGCAGGTGCTGGTCGACGGTGTGCGTGATGTGCGCAGTGCCAAGGGCGCCAAGTTCTACTTCCTGCGGCGCATCCCGCACGACCCGCTGGTGGCGGCCAAGGGTGAGGACGAAGGCGGTTGGGGGCTGCGCGCTTACGACAGCAGCCCGGACAACCCGCGTGAAGGCGAAGACGTGTTTGACGTGTATTCCAAGGCCCGCGGCAAAGGCCTCAACAACATCCCCTACGGGCAATGGTGA
- a CDS encoding sigma-54-dependent Fis family transcriptional regulator, with protein MARQLITNAHDPLHESRQARLKLASEGELPLGMLRDEIDASWRRSLGHGLDCLQGEQVGLGLEQGHDLRMLLERNRLLVDAVTPELDYLVARQGKAGIVILGDAQANVLAIEGQTHVLSREGLRDLHPGSCWSESLRGTNAIGTAVVEGRPTLINCGEHYLDRLSPFSCTSVPLRDPRGEVIGVLDITREGVMAQPQDSLSTLMLAAGNIESRLFGLCHPEQLVLAFHSRPQYLNSAWHGLLALSLDGEVLAANDSACQLLQVPRHELLGRRSSDLLGERSPAFIARLWQGGVSSVQTAKGEFYFRALQLPRHGRVNGSTPVSKPALGKQSPALDALAGGDPRLARNLRMARQGLGNGLPVLLLGETGTGKEVVARALHQASPRADKPFVAVNCAAIPEGLIESELFGYREGAFTGSRRGGMVGRLMQAHGGTLFLDEIGDMPLALQARLLRVLQERRVAPLGAGDEQDIDVALICATHRDLKRLVQEQHFREDLYYRVNGVSLRLPALRERDDLAAIIQGLLDKSDARGVTLDPALTALLEGFDWPGNIRQLEMVVRTALAMREDGEQVLTLDHLTDCLLDELASGTAPSGSLKDNELELIRGALARHQGNVSAAAEALGISRATLYRKLKQLRG; from the coding sequence ATGGCGCGACAACTAATAACAAACGCCCACGACCCGCTGCACGAATCCCGCCAGGCCCGTCTGAAACTGGCCAGCGAAGGCGAGCTGCCGCTGGGCATGCTGCGCGACGAGATCGACGCTTCCTGGCGCCGCAGCCTGGGCCATGGCCTGGATTGCCTGCAAGGTGAACAGGTCGGCCTGGGACTGGAGCAAGGTCACGACCTGCGCATGCTGCTGGAGCGCAACCGCCTGCTGGTCGACGCCGTTACCCCCGAACTGGACTACCTGGTCGCGCGCCAGGGCAAGGCCGGCATCGTCATCCTCGGCGATGCCCAGGCCAACGTGCTGGCCATCGAAGGCCAGACCCACGTGCTCAGCCGCGAGGGCCTGCGCGACCTGCACCCGGGCAGTTGCTGGAGCGAGTCATTGCGTGGCACCAACGCCATCGGCACTGCCGTGGTGGAAGGTCGGCCGACGCTGATCAATTGCGGCGAACACTACCTCGACCGCCTCAGCCCGTTCTCCTGCACCTCCGTGCCCCTGCGCGACCCGCGCGGCGAAGTGATCGGTGTGCTCGATATCACCCGCGAAGGGGTGATGGCGCAGCCACAGGACAGCCTGTCGACACTGATGCTGGCCGCCGGCAACATCGAAAGCCGTCTTTTTGGCCTGTGCCACCCGGAGCAATTGGTGCTGGCCTTCCACAGCCGCCCGCAATACCTCAACAGCGCCTGGCATGGCCTGCTGGCGCTGAGCCTGGACGGTGAAGTGCTGGCCGCCAACGACAGTGCCTGCCAGCTGTTGCAGGTGCCGCGCCATGAGCTGTTGGGCCGGCGCAGCAGCGACTTGCTGGGTGAACGATCACCGGCCTTCATCGCGCGTCTGTGGCAGGGTGGGGTGAGCAGCGTGCAAACGGCCAAGGGCGAGTTCTACTTCCGCGCCCTGCAGCTGCCGCGCCATGGCCGGGTCAACGGCAGCACGCCGGTGAGCAAGCCGGCGCTGGGCAAGCAGTCGCCGGCACTCGACGCCCTGGCCGGTGGTGACCCGCGCCTGGCGCGCAACCTGCGCATGGCCCGCCAGGGGCTGGGCAATGGCCTGCCGGTGCTGCTGCTGGGCGAGACCGGTACCGGCAAGGAGGTCGTCGCCCGAGCCCTGCACCAGGCCAGCCCGCGAGCCGACAAGCCGTTTGTGGCAGTCAACTGCGCGGCCATTCCCGAAGGGCTGATCGAGTCCGAGCTGTTCGGCTACCGTGAAGGTGCGTTCACCGGTTCGCGCCGGGGCGGCATGGTCGGGCGGCTGATGCAGGCGCATGGTGGCACGCTGTTCCTCGATGAGATCGGCGACATGCCGCTAGCGCTGCAGGCGCGCCTGTTGCGGGTACTGCAGGAGCGCCGTGTAGCGCCGCTGGGCGCCGGCGACGAGCAGGACATCGACGTGGCCTTGATCTGTGCCACGCACCGCGACCTCAAGCGCCTGGTGCAGGAACAGCACTTTCGCGAAGACCTGTACTACCGGGTCAACGGTGTGTCGCTGCGCTTGCCGGCGCTGCGCGAGCGCGATGACCTGGCGGCGATCATCCAGGGGCTGCTGGACAAGTCCGATGCCCGGGGCGTGACCCTGGACCCGGCCCTGACCGCGCTGCTCGAAGGCTTCGACTGGCCGGGCAACATCCGCCAGCTGGAAATGGTCGTGCGCACGGCGCTGGCCATGCGCGAGGACGGTGAGCAGGTGTTGACCCTCGACCACCTCACCGACTGCCTGTTGGACGAACTGGCCAGCGGCACGGCACCCTCCGGTAGCCTCAAGGACAACGAACTGGAGCTGATCCGTGGCGCCTTGGCGCGCCATCAGGGCAACGTGTCCGCGGCGGCCGAGGCGCTGGGTATCAGCCGGGCGACGCTGTACCGCAAGCTAAAGCAGTTGCGCGGCTGA
- the peaA gene encoding quinohemoprotein amine dehydrogenase subunit alpha — MKTTRLRRHAGKLALVAAALLSTQAMAAEQGPSLLQNKCMGCHIPEGNDTYSRISHQRKTPEGWLMSIARMQVMHGLQISDDDRRTLVKYLADKQGLAPSETDGVRYAMERRLNTVEQFDTRLSETCGRCHSGARVALQRRPAKEWEHLVNFHLGQWPSLEYQAQARDRDWLPIALQQVVPDLAKRYPLESAAWAEWQKARPKADALPGQWAFSGHMLAKGDVRGVMSVTPDQGDTFKVEVKGAYADGTPFNGSGSAILYNGYEWRGNVKVGDANLRQVFAALDGEMKGRMFEADHDERGLDFTAVKEGKARLLAVQPAFIKVGGESEITLVGSGLAGKPDLGAGVEVTEVLEQTPTLVRVKARAAVDAKPGQREVAVGALKGVNLAVYDKVEEVKVVPAFSIARIGENGASVPKVQGRFEAEAWGKDANGQPLRIGYLPASWKVEPFNERAVEDEDVKFAGKMQADGVFVPGGAGPNPERKMMTNNAGNLKVIATLADGGQTGEGHMIVTVQRWNNPPLP, encoded by the coding sequence TTGAAGACGACTCGACTCCGGCGGCATGCGGGCAAACTGGCGCTGGTCGCCGCCGCGCTGCTGAGCACCCAGGCCATGGCGGCCGAGCAGGGCCCGAGCCTGTTGCAGAACAAGTGCATGGGGTGCCATATCCCCGAAGGCAACGACACCTACAGCCGTATCAGCCACCAGCGCAAGACCCCGGAAGGCTGGCTGATGAGCATCGCCCGCATGCAGGTGATGCACGGCCTGCAGATCAGCGACGATGACCGCCGCACCCTGGTCAAGTACCTGGCCGACAAGCAGGGCCTGGCGCCCAGCGAAACCGATGGCGTGCGTTATGCCATGGAGCGCCGGCTGAACACCGTCGAGCAGTTCGACACCCGGCTCAGCGAAACCTGTGGCCGTTGCCACTCCGGTGCCCGTGTCGCCTTGCAGCGGCGCCCGGCCAAGGAATGGGAGCACCTGGTCAACTTCCATCTCGGCCAGTGGCCATCCCTCGAATACCAGGCCCAGGCGCGTGACCGCGACTGGTTGCCGATCGCCCTGCAGCAAGTGGTGCCCGACCTTGCCAAGCGCTACCCGCTGGAAAGCGCGGCGTGGGCGGAATGGCAGAAGGCCAGGCCCAAGGCCGATGCGCTGCCGGGCCAGTGGGCATTCAGCGGCCACATGCTGGCCAAGGGCGATGTGCGCGGGGTGATGAGTGTCACGCCTGACCAGGGCGACACCTTCAAGGTCGAGGTCAAGGGCGCTTATGCCGACGGCACACCGTTCAATGGCAGTGGCTCGGCGATCCTCTACAACGGCTATGAATGGCGTGGCAACGTCAAGGTCGGCGACGCCAACCTGCGCCAGGTGTTCGCCGCGCTGGATGGCGAAATGAAGGGCCGCATGTTCGAGGCCGACCACGATGAGCGTGGCCTGGACTTCACTGCAGTGAAGGAGGGCAAGGCGCGCCTGCTGGCGGTACAGCCGGCATTCATCAAGGTCGGTGGCGAAAGCGAAATCACCCTGGTCGGCAGCGGCCTGGCCGGCAAACCGGACCTGGGCGCTGGTGTGGAGGTGACCGAAGTACTGGAGCAGACCCCGACCCTGGTACGGGTGAAGGCCCGCGCTGCAGTCGATGCCAAGCCTGGCCAGCGCGAAGTCGCCGTAGGTGCGCTCAAGGGCGTCAACCTGGCGGTCTACGACAAGGTCGAGGAAGTGAAGGTGGTGCCGGCATTCTCCATCGCCCGCATCGGCGAAAACGGCGCCTCGGTGCCCAAGGTGCAGGGCCGTTTCGAGGCCGAAGCCTGGGGCAAGGACGCCAATGGCCAGCCGCTGCGCATCGGCTACCTGCCGGCCAGCTGGAAGGTCGAGCCGTTCAACGAGCGTGCGGTCGAGGACGAAGACGTCAAGTTCGCCGGGAAGATGCAGGCTGATGGCGTGTTCGTGCCCGGCGGCGCTGGCCCCAACCCCGAGCGCAAGATGATGACCAACAACGCTGGCAACCTGAAGGTCATCGCCACCCTGGCCGACGGTGGCCAGACGGGTGAAGGGCACATGATCGTCACCGTTCAGCGCTGGAACAACCCGCCGCTGCCGTAA
- a CDS encoding CsgG/HfaB family protein, whose amino-acid sequence MKRLLSTLLILTALGLHGCGLREPMPAEQDSETPTLTPRASTYYDLINMPRPKGRLMAVVYGFRDQTGQYKPTPASSFSTSVTQGAASMLMDALNASGWFVVLEREGLQNLLTERKIIRASQKKPDVPENIMGELPPLQAANLMLEGGIIAYDTNVRSGGEGARYLGIDISREYRVDQVTVNLRAVDVRTGQVLANVMTSKTIYSVGRNAGVFKFIEFKKLLEAEVGYTTNEPAQLCVLSAIEAAVGHLLAQGIERRLWQVAGDAGEGQATVDKYLSQNEQP is encoded by the coding sequence ATGAAACGTCTGCTGAGCACGCTGCTGATCCTCACCGCCCTGGGTTTGCACGGTTGTGGCCTGCGCGAACCGATGCCCGCCGAACAGGACTCGGAAACCCCGACCCTGACCCCACGGGCGTCGACCTACTACGACCTGATCAACATGCCACGGCCCAAGGGCCGGTTGATGGCGGTGGTGTATGGCTTCCGCGACCAGACCGGGCAGTACAAGCCGACCCCGGCCAGTTCGTTCTCCACCAGCGTCACCCAGGGCGCGGCAAGCATGCTGATGGACGCCCTGAACGCCAGTGGCTGGTTCGTGGTGCTGGAGCGTGAAGGCCTGCAGAACCTGCTGACCGAGCGCAAGATCATCCGTGCTTCGCAGAAAAAGCCCGACGTGCCGGAAAACATCATGGGCGAACTGCCACCGCTGCAGGCCGCCAACCTGATGCTGGAGGGCGGCATCATCGCCTACGACACCAACGTGCGCAGTGGCGGCGAGGGCGCTCGTTACCTGGGCATAGATATCTCCCGCGAGTACCGCGTCGACCAGGTGACCGTGAACCTGCGTGCGGTTGACGTGCGCACCGGGCAGGTACTGGCCAATGTGATGACCAGCAAGACCATCTACTCGGTCGGCCGCAATGCCGGGGTGTTCAAGTTCATCGAGTTCAAGAAGCTGCTGGAGGCCGAGGTGGGGTACACCACCAACGAACCGGCGCAGCTTTGCGTGCTGTCGGCGATTGAAGCGGCGGTGGGGCATTTGCTGGCGCAGGGGATCGAGCGGCGGCTGTGGCAGGTGGCGGGGGATGCGGGGGAGGGGCAGGCTACGGTGGACAAGTATCTTAGCCAGAATGAGCAGCCGTGA
- a CDS encoding ABC transporter ATP-binding protein, translated as MGGLFARLVESSDPVLMRQALAWLYGFVRPHRRAIGLLLGLSLGASLLALAQPWLVKTLIDEGLLAKDYQTLWHMAAIMIAAGLLGTVLAGVNRYLHTRLSGRILFALRDDLYRHLQQLSPTFYGRRRIGDILSRLDGDVAEIQRFAVDSLFSAVSAVIGLVGAVVLMLMLSWQLSLLLALLVPIEVLWLRWMRRKVEREVRSLRERSADVSSFLVETLPAMKFIQAAGQQGREAGRLDQLGQGYMRQLLKVQVTEFFTQAIPGTLTSWCRACAFLVGGWWVIQGTWQLGALIAFSTYMGMAVGPVQSLLGLYVAVQRMAVSLGRVMELKQEAVAVRPAVNPQPMPDGPGELRLEGVSFAHEGRQGAVLNNVQVCVPGGLKVAISGASGVGKSTLIDLLQRFYDPDAGRILLDGTDLRELDLAALRRRIAVVSQDIVLFRGTLAQNLTYGVPEASRAELQRVVRLARLDSLVDSLPLGLDGLLGERGQQLSGGQKQRIAIARAVLQAPAILVLDEATSAVDEATEREVIAAIDQLFAGRTRILISHRASTLADADLHLQLHDGQLQVLPREVIKHGH; from the coding sequence ATGGGCGGCCTGTTCGCCCGGCTGGTGGAATCCAGCGACCCTGTACTGATGCGCCAGGCGTTGGCCTGGCTGTATGGCTTCGTACGCCCCCATCGGCGCGCCATCGGCCTGTTGCTCGGTTTGTCGCTGGGCGCCTCGTTGCTGGCGCTGGCGCAACCCTGGCTGGTCAAGACGCTGATCGACGAGGGGCTGCTGGCCAAGGACTACCAGACCCTCTGGCACATGGCGGCAATCATGATCGCTGCGGGCCTGCTGGGTACCGTGCTGGCCGGGGTCAACCGCTACCTGCATACGCGCTTGTCGGGGCGAATCCTGTTTGCCCTGCGCGATGACCTGTACCGCCACCTGCAGCAGTTGTCGCCGACGTTCTACGGGCGGCGGCGCATCGGTGACATCCTTTCGCGGCTGGATGGCGATGTGGCGGAAATCCAGCGCTTTGCCGTGGATTCGCTGTTTTCGGCGGTGTCGGCGGTGATCGGCCTGGTGGGCGCGGTGGTGTTGATGCTGATGCTGTCGTGGCAACTGTCACTGCTGCTGGCGCTACTGGTGCCGATCGAAGTGCTGTGGTTGCGCTGGATGCGGCGCAAGGTGGAGCGCGAAGTACGCAGTCTGCGCGAACGCTCGGCGGATGTGTCGTCGTTCCTGGTCGAAACCCTGCCAGCGATGAAGTTCATCCAGGCCGCCGGCCAGCAAGGCCGTGAGGCGGGGCGCCTGGACCAGCTGGGCCAGGGCTACATGCGCCAGTTGCTCAAGGTGCAGGTGACCGAATTCTTCACCCAGGCCATTCCCGGCACGCTGACCTCATGGTGCCGCGCCTGCGCGTTTCTGGTCGGCGGCTGGTGGGTGATCCAGGGTACCTGGCAACTGGGGGCGCTGATCGCTTTTTCCACCTACATGGGCATGGCGGTAGGGCCAGTGCAGAGCCTGCTGGGCCTGTACGTGGCGGTGCAGCGCATGGCGGTAAGCCTGGGGCGGGTGATGGAACTGAAGCAGGAGGCCGTGGCTGTGCGCCCTGCAGTCAACCCGCAGCCCATGCCCGATGGCCCGGGCGAATTGCGTCTGGAGGGGGTGAGCTTTGCCCATGAAGGGCGCCAGGGCGCGGTGCTGAACAACGTGCAGGTGTGCGTGCCGGGTGGCCTCAAGGTAGCCATCAGCGGTGCCTCGGGGGTAGGCAAGTCGACCCTGATCGACCTGTTGCAGCGCTTCTACGACCCGGACGCCGGGCGCATCCTGCTGGATGGCACCGACCTGCGCGAGCTGGACCTGGCCGCGCTGCGTCGGCGCATCGCAGTGGTCAGCCAGGATATCGTGCTGTTCCGTGGCACCCTGGCGCAGAACCTGACCTACGGCGTGCCCGAGGCCAGCCGTGCGGAACTGCAGCGGGTGGTGCGCCTGGCGCGGCTGGACAGCCTGGTCGACAGCCTGCCGCTGGGCCTGGACGGCCTGCTGGGCGAGCGCGGCCAGCAGCTGTCCGGCGGGCAGAAACAACGCATTGCCATCGCCCGCGCAGTGCTGCAGGCGCCGGCGATCCTGGTGCTGGACGAGGCCACCTCGGCGGTGGACGAAGCCACCGAGCGCGAAGTGATTGCGGCCATCGACCAGCTATTCGCCGGCCGCACGCGCATCCTGATCAGCCACCGTGCTTCGACTCTGGCCGATGCCGACCTGCACCTGCAGCTGCACGATGGCCAGTTGCAGGTGCTGCCCAGGGAGGTGATCAAGCATGGGCACTGA
- the qhpE gene encoding subtilisin-like serine protease QhpE, with the protein MGTDLRVGVIDSGCSPEQASALLGARRFWLEDGQLREGEMLPDQLGHGSAVLAGLQREAGPVPVLLAQVFSAQASTSALQVAAALLWLVEAGATLVNLSLGLQQDRPVLHQACAEALAAGVLLCASSPAQGGPVYPANYPGVIRVTGDARCAPGQWSWLGSRQADFGGYVGTGDRAGASLGCAALSGRIAALLREAPGMDCQQVHDWLRHHAAFAGPERRGAGHG; encoded by the coding sequence ATGGGCACTGACTTGCGCGTTGGTGTCATCGACAGTGGCTGCTCGCCGGAGCAGGCCAGCGCCTTGCTGGGCGCGCGTCGCTTCTGGCTGGAGGACGGCCAGCTGCGCGAAGGTGAAATGCTGCCCGACCAGCTTGGGCACGGTAGCGCGGTGCTCGCCGGCTTGCAGCGGGAGGCCGGGCCGGTGCCCGTGCTGCTGGCCCAGGTGTTCAGCGCCCAGGCCAGCACCAGCGCCTTGCAGGTGGCGGCCGCGCTGCTGTGGCTGGTGGAGGCGGGGGCTACGCTGGTCAACCTCAGCCTTGGCCTGCAGCAGGACCGGCCTGTGTTGCACCAGGCCTGCGCCGAGGCTTTGGCCGCGGGTGTGCTGTTGTGCGCGTCCAGCCCGGCCCAGGGCGGGCCAGTGTATCCGGCCAACTACCCCGGGGTGATCCGGGTCACCGGCGATGCCCGGTGCGCGCCGGGCCAGTGGTCTTGGCTGGGTAGCCGACAGGCAGACTTTGGCGGTTATGTGGGGACGGGCGACAGGGCGGGCGCGAGCCTGGGGTGCGCGGCCTTGAGCGGCAGGATTGCGGCGTTGTTGCGTGAGGCGCCAGGCATGGACTGCCAGCAGGTGCATGACTGGTTGCGCCACCACGCGGCGTTTGCCGGCCCCGAGCGACGAGGTGCCGGCCATGGCTGA
- a CDS encoding aldehyde dehydrogenase family protein — translation MLSELPILPATRAFLERKLKMRIGADWQDAASGRTLSFRNPATGEVLGEVPAAEAEDVDRAVRAARQAFDDSPWSRLRPRERQNLLWRLADLMERDARQLAELECLNNGKSAAVAQVMDVQLAIDFLRYMAGWATKIEGSTVEASMPLMPNDQFHGFVRREAVGVVGAIVAWNFPLLLACWKLGPALATGCTVVLKPADETPLSVLKLAELVDEAGYPAGVFNVVTGTGLNAGAALSRHPGVDKLTFTGSTEVGKLIGKAAMDNMTRVTLELGGKSPTIVMPDANLQEAAAGAATAIFFNQGQVCCAGSRLYVHRKHFDNVVADIAGIANGMKLGSGLDPAVQMGPLISAKQQDRVTGYIELGRELGATIACGGEGFGPGYFVKPTVIVDVDQRHRLVQEEIFGPVLVAMPFDDIDEVIGMANDNPYGLGASIWSNDLAAVHRMIPRIKSGSVWVNCHSALDPALPFGGYKMSGVGREMGAAAIEHYTELKSVLIKL, via the coding sequence ATGCTTTCCGAACTGCCCATCCTGCCCGCCACCCGCGCCTTTCTCGAACGCAAGCTGAAGATGCGCATCGGCGCCGACTGGCAGGACGCCGCCAGCGGTCGCACCCTGTCGTTCCGCAACCCGGCCACTGGCGAGGTGCTGGGTGAAGTGCCCGCCGCCGAGGCCGAAGATGTCGACCGCGCGGTGCGTGCCGCACGCCAGGCCTTCGATGATTCGCCGTGGAGCCGCCTGCGCCCGCGCGAACGGCAGAACCTGTTGTGGCGCCTGGCCGACCTGATGGAGCGCGACGCCCGCCAACTGGCCGAGCTGGAATGCCTGAACAACGGCAAGAGCGCCGCCGTGGCCCAGGTGATGGACGTGCAACTGGCCATCGACTTCCTGCGCTACATGGCCGGCTGGGCCACCAAGATCGAAGGTAGCACCGTTGAAGCTTCGATGCCGTTGATGCCCAACGACCAGTTCCACGGCTTCGTCCGCCGCGAGGCGGTGGGTGTGGTCGGTGCCATCGTCGCCTGGAACTTCCCGTTGCTGCTGGCCTGCTGGAAGCTCGGCCCGGCCTTGGCTACCGGCTGCACGGTGGTGCTCAAGCCCGCTGACGAAACACCGTTGAGCGTGCTCAAGCTGGCTGAGCTGGTGGACGAAGCCGGCTACCCGGCTGGTGTGTTCAACGTGGTCACCGGCACCGGCCTGAACGCCGGCGCCGCGCTCAGCCGCCACCCTGGCGTGGACAAACTGACCTTCACCGGCTCCACCGAGGTCGGCAAGCTGATCGGCAAGGCGGCCATGGACAACATGACCCGCGTCACCCTGGAGCTCGGCGGCAAGTCGCCGACTATCGTCATGCCCGACGCCAACCTGCAGGAAGCCGCCGCCGGCGCGGCCACGGCGATCTTCTTCAACCAGGGCCAGGTGTGCTGCGCAGGCTCGCGGCTATATGTGCACCGCAAGCATTTCGACAATGTGGTGGCCGACATCGCCGGCATCGCCAACGGCATGAAGCTGGGCAGCGGCCTGGACCCGGCGGTGCAGATGGGCCCGCTGATCTCGGCCAAGCAGCAGGACCGCGTCACCGGCTACATCGAGCTTGGCCGCGAGCTGGGCGCGACCATCGCCTGCGGTGGCGAGGGCTTCGGGCCGGGCTACTTCGTCAAGCCGACGGTGATCGTCGATGTCGACCAGCGCCACCGCCTGGTGCAGGAAGAGATCTTCGGGCCGGTGCTGGTGGCAATGCCGTTCGATGACATCGACGAAGTGATCGGCATGGCCAACGACAACCCCTATGGCTTGGGTGCGAGTATCTGGTCCAACGACCTGGCCGCCGTGCACCGGATGATCCCGCGCATCAAGTCGGGGTCGGTGTGGGTCAACTGCCACAGCGCCCTCGACCCTGCCTTGCCGTTTGGCGGCTACAAGATGTCCGGCGTCGGCCGTGAGATGGGGGCCGCTGCCATCGAGCACTACACCGAGCTGAAGTCGGTGTTGATCAAGCTCTGA